CAACAGGTATCTGCGCACAGCCAAGGCTCTCATAGAGCTTGCGGGCCGGGCCGTGGAACGGATCCCCTCCGGTACCGATCTCAACGATTCGGGCCCCTAGGTCCTTCATCCTGGCCATGGCATGCTCACATAGCCGGCGGCCCACGTGGGCGCGCCGGTGCCCTGGTGCCACGGCAAGGATGCTGATCTCGCCATGCTCCCGGGCTGCGTCTATCTGCCAACTGACGAATCCCGCTATGGCGCCCTCAACTTCGCCCACGTCCACAAACTTGCCGGCATCAGGGGCGTGCAGCGTGGGGATAGTCCTGGCGTAGTCCTCACGCCAGTCAGCGTGTTGGACGGCGGGCGGTCGTTCCTCAGAGACGCGTGCGCGTCAAGAAAAAGTGCTCCACGCAAAACACCCTAGACGGAACGAGCTACTTCCTACAATCGACGAGAACTTCAGGCCGCACCTAGACCTCGCGGGCCCTGCCAGTCAAAGCAACTGGTCCCTTCGACCCCTCTCACAGAACATTTCACTGACGTGGTGGCCACGATCCCTGCTTGACGAATATAGAAGCATCAGTCTCTTCGATGAGAAAGGAAGTTGCCATGTTGGAGGAGTATTTCGTCAAGCCGTCCACGGTCGATCGGCTCCGGCGTTCATGGATAGGCGCGGAA
This genomic window from Arthrobacter sp. 24S4-2 contains:
- a CDS encoding N-acetyltransferase, yielding MPTLHAPDAGKFVDVGEVEGAIAGFVSWQIDAAREHGEISILAVAPGHRRAHVGRRLCEHAMARMKDLGARIVEIGTGGDPFHGPARKLYESLGCAQIPVAVYFKEL